A single Mesomycoplasma bovoculi M165/69 DNA region contains:
- the tsaD gene encoding tRNA (adenosine(37)-N6)-threonylcarbamoyltransferase complex transferase subunit TsaD yields the protein MKILGIESSHDDASVALLDNDSIVVMTSYSQIDIHAQFGGTIPEVASREHIKNFAFILEDLKSKGIDFTIVDAIAYTKEPGLLGSLQVGFLFASALAMFYNKPLIPINHLHGHFWSAAIEQNLKFPVLGLLLSGGHSQFILAKTPFNLEIVGTTQDDALGEIYDKIARKLGLGFPGGPKIDKLNQEFTLNSSELINFTIPGQNPEFLLNFSFSGLKTQVINYIHKNKDKLDSKMQKNIAISFQKTIIKYLKNKINLALEIYPEIQTLTLMGGVAANLEIRQLIKSYEQLNTVVPKMQYCTDNGAMIAKAAQMKLVEEN from the coding sequence ATGAAAATTTTAGGAATTGAGTCTTCGCACGATGATGCATCTGTTGCTTTGCTAGACAATGATTCAATTGTTGTTATGACATCTTATAGTCAAATTGATATTCACGCTCAATTTGGTGGGACAATCCCAGAAGTAGCTTCTAGAGAACATATTAAAAATTTTGCCTTTATTTTAGAAGATTTAAAATCTAAAGGTATAGATTTTACTATTGTAGATGCAATTGCTTACACTAAAGAACCAGGACTTTTAGGTTCACTGCAAGTGGGTTTTTTGTTTGCAAGTGCACTTGCAATGTTTTACAATAAACCACTAATCCCAATCAATCATCTTCATGGTCATTTTTGATCAGCAGCTATTGAGCAAAATTTAAAATTTCCAGTTTTAGGTTTGCTTTTATCGGGCGGTCATAGTCAATTTATTTTAGCTAAAACTCCTTTTAATTTAGAAATTGTTGGCACAACACAAGATGATGCTTTAGGCGAAATTTATGACAAAATTGCTCGAAAATTAGGATTAGGTTTTCCAGGTGGTCCTAAAATTGATAAATTAAATCAAGAATTTACACTCAATTCAAGCGAGTTGATAAACTTTACTATTCCTGGACAAAATCCAGAATTTTTGTTAAATTTTTCCTTCAGTGGTTTGAAAACTCAGGTGATAAATTATATTCATAAAAACAAAGATAAACTTGATAGTAAAATGCAAAAAAATATTGCTATTTCATTTCAAAAAACAATAATTAAATATTTAAAAAACAAAATTAATTTAGCTTTAGAAATTTATCCAGAAATTCAAACATTAACATTAATGGGTGGAGTTGCTGCTAATTTAGAAATTAGACAACTCATAAAATCTTATGAACAATTAAATACAGTTGTTCCAAAAATGCAATATTGCACAGATAATGGTGCAATGATCGCTAAAGCCGCACAAATGAAATTAGTGGAAGAAAACTAG
- a CDS encoding lysylphosphatidylglycerol synthase transmembrane domain-containing protein encodes MSSALELNSNISSNANKKTFLAFNFDYLPGFYKSKIIAKIGEGNQFINENFIFSKAVALANLLQKKQLNKVLIYHNDNDFSLAFAGIFSRIFKEFKIQTVYFGDFENNKITIAKEFFVNNDFDFFIGIQSIFNEKTAKTIEMFFNHKQLALLTLEDEKFLNNFTINEVNYDNESKEIPKIDNYFMDLNYQTNKFPLNDLKNKYEFFDNNNNRLEVFLKANLNKSENILPIKTNILSKFSLNKFKSNIAIWRKIFSSLKNKPDFVFWLKEDEVQVAYLQKFFYKVISEEDFQLLVLDYILKNHLANAFFLISKDTPDFILEKIKTSFNNIQIFNPENGELEKLFFKIKENQNEVFVLNNNKIFWSPKDQYLFLGQDSSFIALWYLQILEFYKENNLNIIEVIDFIKQNHNFVFKNKMQFFADNKTFSNFVDQLIFEQSNKINIINYEISEQNFNNNIISIKIGLPKNDYLKITYSKIHESVEVSSFFHSSNYSYKESVFLEYEIQNKMKIAKKDNLQIVQSSNKYKNILKFGFFISAIISIIFLLLYKFYNASFSNGSPTEIFNKFYEYFLSDNLAKSVVIINFALFWVSNLIIGMQLKRILRTQNIKVKFKHMFVGSIIAYFMQFSTPFSFGGEISYYWYFNKKGYPLKNVSATLTYNALIHQLSQLIISLIFIPIGFYYFSELFVFNSIEKILFFVWLIINIFLNVVVLAIIFIISVWKKLQYWLIKIFVKILNLRYLHQIEDLKKNEFKYQFFIDNFKIHFLEIFANKKLLFEVLFFYKFLPFVINFSFLTLLITMKNGGYNIGMISAIDYLKFISGNTILAMSNNLSPSPGGVGFVDLTTKIVFQNFFKANDLLNLNIFNFANRLFNWFIPYFVSSIAIITVWIGEKRNDKYQEIKKAIEINPQLKTQFSRSHSRFYWITLPLLFAIGASLLLLVFFH; translated from the coding sequence CAAATCAAAAATTATTGCTAAAATCGGAGAAGGTAATCAGTTTATCAATGAAAATTTTATTTTTTCAAAAGCAGTTGCTTTAGCAAATTTGCTACAAAAAAAGCAATTAAACAAGGTTTTGATTTATCACAATGATAATGATTTTTCCTTGGCTTTTGCCGGAATTTTTTCTAGAATTTTTAAAGAATTTAAAATTCAAACAGTTTATTTTGGTGATTTTGAAAATAATAAAATTACAATTGCAAAAGAATTTTTTGTAAATAATGATTTTGATTTTTTTATTGGAATTCAAAGTATTTTCAATGAAAAAACTGCAAAAACTATTGAAATGTTTTTTAACCATAAGCAATTGGCTTTATTAACATTAGAAGATGAAAAATTTTTAAATAATTTTACAATTAACGAAGTTAATTATGATAATGAATCAAAGGAAATACCAAAAATTGATAATTATTTTATGGATTTGAATTATCAAACTAATAAATTTCCTTTAAATGATCTTAAAAATAAATATGAGTTTTTTGATAATAACAATAATAGATTAGAAGTGTTTTTAAAAGCTAATTTGAATAAATCTGAAAATATTCTACCTATAAAAACAAATATTTTAAGCAAATTTAGTTTAAATAAATTTAAATCAAACATTGCTATTTGGAGAAAAATATTTAGCAGTTTAAAAAACAAGCCTGACTTTGTTTTTTGATTAAAAGAAGATGAAGTTCAAGTTGCATATTTACAAAAATTTTTTTACAAAGTAATTTCAGAAGAAGATTTTCAACTTTTAGTTCTCGATTATATTTTGAAAAATCATTTAGCAAATGCATTTTTTTTAATTAGTAAAGACACACCTGATTTCATACTTGAAAAAATTAAAACTTCTTTTAACAACATTCAAATTTTTAACCCGGAAAATGGTGAATTAGAAAAACTATTTTTTAAAATAAAAGAAAATCAAAATGAAGTTTTTGTTTTAAATAACAACAAAATTTTTTGATCTCCCAAAGATCAATATTTATTTTTAGGTCAGGATTCTAGTTTCATTGCTTTGTGATACTTGCAAATTTTAGAATTTTATAAAGAAAATAATTTAAACATTATAGAAGTCATAGATTTTATAAAACAAAATCATAATTTTGTGTTTAAAAATAAAATGCAATTTTTTGCAGATAACAAAACATTTTCTAATTTTGTAGATCAACTAATTTTTGAACAATCAAATAAAATTAATATAATAAACTATGAAATTTCTGAACAAAATTTTAACAACAACATAATTTCTATTAAAATAGGTTTGCCAAAAAATGATTATTTAAAAATAACTTATTCAAAAATACATGAAAGCGTTGAAGTTTCTAGTTTTTTTCACTCTAGCAACTATAGCTATAAAGAAAGTGTGTTTTTAGAATATGAAATTCAAAACAAAATGAAAATTGCAAAAAAAGATAATTTGCAAATTGTTCAATCTAGCAATAAATATAAAAATATTTTAAAATTTGGTTTTTTTATTAGTGCAATTATATCTATAATATTCCTTTTACTTTACAAATTCTATAATGCCAGTTTTAGCAATGGTTCTCCAACGGAAATTTTTAATAAATTTTATGAATATTTTTTAAGTGACAATCTTGCGAAATCAGTTGTAATAATAAATTTTGCATTATTTTGAGTCTCGAATTTGATTATAGGTATGCAACTAAAAAGAATTTTAAGAACCCAAAATATAAAAGTTAAATTTAAACATATGTTTGTAGGTAGTATTATTGCATATTTTATGCAATTTTCAACTCCCTTTTCCTTTGGGGGAGAAATTTCTTACTACTGGTATTTTAATAAAAAAGGATATCCTCTCAAAAATGTTAGTGCAACATTAACATATAATGCATTAATACACCAATTATCTCAATTAATTATATCTTTGATTTTTATTCCTATTGGTTTTTATTATTTTAGTGAATTATTTGTTTTTAATTCAATTGAAAAAATTTTATTTTTTGTTTGATTAATTATAAATATTTTTTTAAATGTTGTTGTTTTAGCAATTATATTTATTATTTCTGTCTGAAAAAAACTGCAATATTGACTTATTAAAATATTTGTTAAAATATTAAATTTAAGATATTTACATCAAATCGAGGATTTGAAAAAAAATGAATTTAAATATCAATTTTTTATTGATAATTTTAAAATACATTTTTTAGAAATTTTTGCAAATAAAAAATTGTTATTTGAAGTGTTATTTTTCTATAAATTCCTACCTTTTGTTATTAATTTTTCATTTTTAACATTGCTAATTACAATGAAAAATGGTGGTTACAATATTGGAATGATAAGTGCAATTGATTATCTTAAATTTATTTCTGGAAACACAATTTTGGCAATGTCTAATAATTTAAGTCCATCACCAGGTGGTGTAGGTTTTGTTGATCTTACAACAAAAATTGTGTTTCAAAACTTTTTTAAAGCCAACGATTTATTAAATCTTAATATTTTTAATTTTGCAAATCGACTTTTTAATTGATTTATTCCTTATTTTGTTTCTTCAATAGCAATTATTACAGTTTGAATTGGTGAAAAAAGAAATGATAAATATCAAGAAATTAAAAAAGCTATTGAAATTAATCCACAATTAAAAACTCAATTTAGTAGGTCTCATTCAAGATTTTATTGAATTACATTACCATTATTGTTTGCTATAGGTGCAAGTTTATTATTACTAGTTTTCTTCCACTAA
- the rpsT gene encoding 30S ribosomal protein S20 — protein MANIKSKIKSITKSENARARNNAIKSRVKTAIKKAKIAVINKDDSQALLVARAHKEIAKAASKGVFHRNKSARKSSKLDLFVNKHNELQA, from the coding sequence ATGGCAAATATAAAATCAAAAATTAAGTCTATTACAAAAAGTGAAAATGCAAGAGCTAGAAATAATGCAATTAAATCACGAGTAAAAACTGCAATTAAAAAAGCTAAAATTGCTGTTATTAATAAAGATGATTCACAAGCTTTATTAGTTGCACGTGCTCACAAAGAAATTGCCAAAGCTGCCTCAAAAGGTGTTTTCCATCGTAATAAATCTGCAAGAAAATCATCAAAGCTTGACTTATTTGTTAATAAACACAACGAATTACAAGCATAA